Part of the Cervus canadensis isolate Bull #8, Minnesota chromosome 15, ASM1932006v1, whole genome shotgun sequence genome is shown below.
AGAGAAAGaatttatcaggaaaaaaaaatcagcatctcTAACTGTCATACACCATAGAAAAAAAGGCAGTGATTCATATCATGTGCCATACtggaaatatacaaagaaaaatactacAGAATATGGCAATATTAAAATTCTTActcaaacataaaataatatattaactgACAATCTTAgacgttaaaaaaaaattcaaagtgctCAGTAATTTCCAGGGAGTTATGTATATTATAAGCACTCTGGAAACGGTCAAAAGCTGCTGCATGCAAGTTTTGTTTAGCTTTAGACAACAAAATAATCCAGATATAAACTTTCTTTTATCAACATCAACGGTACATACAACACTTACAAACAAGGAATGTTGGACGGTGTTACAAACACTATGTGTCCCTTTTGTCAGGATTTTCTGATGTATAATACTTGTGCCCACCTATTTTACAATTGAGAAAATGTTTAAGCTCAGATAACTACCAATCTTTATAAAATCTAACAGACTACATAGTGTCTGAAatactatttatataatataGACATTACTGAAGTAGCAAGTGCCTATAACATTTTCAATCTAGAATCAACATGCTTGTCCCTTTTTTGtgtagttatttcttttttttttttgcaaacacacttatcttttagaatttgtaatatttattcataaataggcacaaaataatttaaaaagccaaACTGCATTGGATAAATTTACAAGCCTTTGCCTTCTTCAACTCATGCCACCCACGTAACATTTAGTTTTACTATATATTACAGCTTTCTTTACAGCAGAAAACTTTGAAGTCTTTAAAGGGCAATACTTGTGGGTCCCcttacaatgtgtgtgtgtgtgtgtgtgtgtgtgtgtgtgtatgtgtattacatttattttaactgCAACAACCAAACGTGGCCAAATGTTTTCCGTCATACATTAACAATCTTCCTTCTgaacaataaaatgatttttaaactgaTAATAAAAAGTTTATACCACAGTACTGTGTGTAGTCCATGTTCTAAATCCAAGATGCCCCGGAGCCAAAATGCCCTTTCAGGTTCTGCCTGCAGGTTAGGAAATAgcaacagtttttgtttttttgtttgtttctgtttttttttctttagggatCAAGGGTCAGGGTGTATGGAAGGGGAGGGGGCTGACTAGAGCTGAGACAGCTCAGGGGGATCTCTCTGCCCTTGTCACTTGCCCCCTCTGGACAGTTTTAGGTTTCTTTCCAGTTTCTCTGAAGTGCATGGAAGGAGGTCTTAGAAAGGTAAAGTGTCCAGGAAAAGTTTGTCAATTATTGCTGGTGGTGGTACCAAATCTTCCAGTTTCAGGTAGAAAATGCGCTGTAGCCCCTGTGTGCAAAGTGTACGGAGTTCTGGGAGCTTCCCCAACAGTTTGGATAAATAGTTGGGGCGGTTCAAGCCCCCATTATTGAAAGTCACATGGTCTTTGAGACAATTTACAATCTTGTTTTGCAGCTCCTCCACTCTCTTGGGTTCCTTGAGACCGTGTCTCTCTGCAGAAAACACAATCAGAAACAAAAGAGGAATGCACTAAGCAGTTAGCTAGCTGACAGGACCAGGGAGGATCGGCGGGAAAGGAAAGTTCAGGAGGAGAAATGCCCTGTGCCTCTGGTACTGACCTGTGACCATAGCCAGggcagcaatgcaggagaaggcAGAAATGTCGATGTTCATATTCTGCAAGTTGGAGGAGAATTCAACAATGGAATCAATCCATTCCCCAAAGCCACGAACACATTGCAACCTGTGCAAGACCACCCCATTGCAAAAGATGAGTTTACCCTCCACTGGGTTGGACCTGCAATTAATAccaaagagagagaggggagaaaaagagagagagagagagagaaaaaaaaaaggctaaacaACTAATTACTTGAAGAGCAATAAATGAGGGATTTAAGAGGTACCTAATTACCCAAGAGTTAATAAAACGTAGACCAGTGGACCTTGAAAGGGTTTAATTTCATAACAATCAAGAACGCCCCCTATCCCACCTCCATTCTCCATTCATATAAGGCTTCTATGCTCActgcttcccttctcttccttttatctattcccctttccttcctatcttctcttttatttcacatctgttctcctctctttctccctccaccccttttccccttttcccctttcttttccttgattcctctcttccttcattCCCAGCCTTCCATTACCTGTAGGCTAATCTCAGCACAAATAGTTCTAAGAAAGCCGATTCGAAAAGCAGGTCCTGGTCGGCTTTGGGCAGGTCAGCGAAGCCCGGGATCTTCTCCGCCCAGCCCCTGATGATCTCCATGGAGCCAGTCAGGAGATCATAGAATTGCTGGATATGCTGGGTGTCATCTCCACTCATCTGATAGTCAGGGTTCGCCTGGAACtggaatttcattttaaaaagcacttaatGAGGTTCTCTAAAATATATAACCCGTGAAATTGCTAACCTCATTTCTAGTAGGGGAGCCAGGTTTTTATAACAATTAAACCTCTCTCTGACCAGTAAGGAAATTAGATGTTCCGGGGCAATTAATTCAATTAGGGATGGTGCTATGAGGTCGCtgctttaaatatgtaaattaccATTTTCATACAGACTAAATACAGTGCCAACCAGCCCTGGGAAATGTTCACTCTTATCTCCACAAAACAATTGACACGTTAGTATTCATGCCAGTCCCGGAGTGGGTCTTGAGCAGAGTCACCCTTTGCAAATCTTCATAAAATTGCAGTGCCGTCTAGGTTGCCCGGCATACTTTCTCCAATTAAAGTCCACACATTCCTCATAGCTGGGGTAAAAGAGGAATCTGACCACTTGATTCCCCCACCCACTGCCATTCCTGACACCCCCTTGCTTCCCCTTCCCCAAGCCCAAGCAGGTGTCCCTCTTCCTGACAGCACCAGAGAAGGCGGGGGTTCAAGCTTCTCCATGGAGGACTGGGGCTAGAACCCAAGTGGGGGCTTTAGCATCGCCTCTGGTTTGGGCATCAGAGGCACTGGTGTGTTGAGTATGTGTGTGCACCCAAGTACTGGGAAGGGGCTTCAGAGAGATTTGACCACTGTGGcccatcttcttttccttcccctttcctgTCCTCATGTCCACACCCCCAGCAACACCATCTGTCTCCTGTGGCCCTGCCCAGAGCAGTGAAGCCAGAACCTTGCatgcctcctctgtcctttgggCCTGAGGGGTTACTGACAGGTGTGGGGAAGGGGTCCTGCCCATCTGTCGGTTTTGTCCAAATGAAACCCCCTCCAGCTTCTTACCCTGGAATAGTCCAGGCTGGTCATAGCCGGGTTGGAGTCGACATGGGCCCTGACGAGGGCACTGATCAGACTCACCGGGGGCGAAGGGGGAGAGGGCTCCTGTGGGCTCTTCGGTTTGGAAGGTAAACGACCTCTCCGGCCTTTTAAACTGTCGGTGCGAACCACTGCAAAGGAAGAGCCGGGTGAGCGCGGCTCCCCCAAGCGGGACCCAGCTGCAGCCTGGACCCCTCCCCAGGGAAGGCCACAGCCGCCGGGGGCGCCCCTGCATCGGGCAGCTCAGGGCCCCACTGCTTGTAAAGCCTTTACTGACGAGAAGCATAAAAAATGCGGGGTTGTTTTATGTCTTCTTCCAAATGGGTCGTATAGTTAAAGGCGAGGAGGGCCTGGCGGCTTTCTCTTGGGCAGAATGGGCTGGCAGGCAGCTGCCTGGTCTTAGAGGCCAGAGGCGGGTGGGAGCAAGCCGGAGACACCCTCCACCTCCCCCCGCCCGGCTCTGGGAAGTAGAAAGCGGGGTTAGGATAGGGGCAGCAGTTTCCCAAAGGCGAAGACTGACTGGGGAGTGGGCTGTTTGTCCCAACCTACCTTCTTTGACCATCCCAACAGCCAGGCACTTCTGAAACCGGCAGTACTGACAGCGATTCCTGCGCCGCTTGTCCACTGGGcagtttttatttgctaaacaCACGTATTTCGCGTTTTTTTGCACCGTGCGCTGCAAAAGGAGACAATATAGGccgggaaaaaaaattttttttttcttgaaaatccAACAATTCAGGGAATCCAGGGACAATTTCTGAGAGGACAGGGTCCACACTCCCTCCCCataaacaaacacatacacaactcctttttattttttcctttttcctttctctctcttttctttcccctcccccagggcatttaacagaagaaaattgaTAGCGTTAACATTTGAGCTAACCTTCCGCTCCTTGCTGTGTTTTATATgccaagagaaggagaaggagacgcTCAGTAAATACAAATTCGTGGGCATTCATATTATTTACATTCCTTAGAGACCTTCTCTATTTAAAATGATAAGATTATTCAATCAGGATGGCGAAATAAAGAGATCACTTAATTTGACCACAGGGAATTCTGTTCCACTTGGTTAGCTCAGACACGGTTCTCTGTCCTAACCAATTTCAATCTGAACCAAGAAGACAGCTCCTAGCACATGCAAATGACCCTCTTCCAACTCAGCTCCAGCAACTtcaggcgggggagggggcggccagGGTCGGTCTCGTGTGGAGATGCGAGCCCGGGTCTCCCCGCCTTCCTACTTGCCTTTCCCAGGCACCCAGAAGCCCCCGCCACAGCCCAGGGGCGGCGGCAAGGCAGCTTCCAGGGACCCGGGGAGTCGCCGGGGACCAGTTAGGGCCCGGAGCCTGCGCCCCAGCGGAGCAAGCACTCTGAGGCTCTGGGCAGTAGGGGGCCCCTACCTGCCTCCTCCTCACCTTAAAGAACCCTTTGCAGCCCTCACAGGTGCGCACACCGTAGTGCTGGCAGGCCGCGTTGTCGCCGCACACAGCGCACAGCCCTTCGTTGGAGGGGGAGCCCCGCGACGGCGGGGAGGGCACCTGCGTGTCGAGCAGCTGCGACGCGTGGCCGATCTGcaggccagggaagcccatggacgcGGGCTTTCGGATGGGGTTGGGCACGGCGAAGGTCTGCCCGTCCACCACGTGGTGGCTGCCCGCCGGCTCCGGGTTCATGGGGACGTGCAGGGGCCCGTCGAAGCGCATCTGGCAGCTAGACACGGGGGTGCCGGGGGGCGACTGcttaaaggagaagagggagaggcgGGAGACCGGCGTTTTCCTCTGTTCGATCATGTGGGTGGTGGCCACGTAGTTCTGGTGGAAGTTGTGGAGGGAGCCTGGGTCGTCCCACATGGGGCTGTGCTGCACCTGGAAGCCCGGGGTGGTGGGCGTCGGGGGCGAGGAGGGCTTGTAGTAAACCGACCCGGAGTGCGGCATCATCTCCTCGGACTGGGGGGGCAGGTGGCTGTGTTGCTGGTAGTTGTGCATCTGAATGTCTTCTACCTTAATGGAGGACTGCTGTCCGGACAGGGGCATTTGGTACAAGCAAGGTGGCTTGACGTCGTAGCCTGTGCTGTAGTTGTCCATAAAGGTACTGAAGCTGGGGAGAGAAGTGGTGGCAGTGATTTCAGTGTTGGTGAGGTCCATGCTAAACTTGACAAACTCTGGAGTTAAGAAATCGGAGCTGTATTCTCCCGAAGAGTGGTAACTGTAGCTCTGAGAAGCGGGGCTGGCTCCTTGAGGCGAGGACCCATACTGCGCCTGAACACAAGGCATGGCTGGAAATGAAACAGGGTAATATACACTCAGCCTGGTCAAGTGAACACTTTCTCCCGGGCTCGGCTACACCTGGAGCTACACCGGCAGCCCGCAGCGGTCAGAGAACGAGAAGGGGCGCGAGAGGAACGGCGGAGAGCGCGATTACTGCAGATCGGAACAGTGCGGGGCAAGTAGAGGCTGACCCAATAAAGACCCTGAACTGGAAAGTTATTAGGGTCTCCATTCCCGGATATTTCCAACGCCTCCCCCTTAACCCCTTTCAGGAGCATTCCCGTTCCCATGAGCCTTTCCTCTGAAGCTCGGGTTCAGCGAGCTCAATCCAGAAATGAAGTTGAATTGCACAATGAGAAACTTGTTCCCGAAGGCGATGGGTTGGGGAAAAACTTAAGTTACAGGGTTTGCGGGGAAAGATCGTTCGCATTGCCCTATTTCTTGACGTTTAAGGAACTCAAGGGAGGGGAGAAAAATGAAGTGGCACTAACCTTCAGCCGAGTTACAGGCGTTTTGGAGAAAATTAAAGGTGGACAGTGTCGTAATTCAGTGAAGGACAAAGTTTCCAAGATTTTTAGAAGAGCAGTGGAGAGCCCAGCCTGTCAGATCTCCTCCCTGAAATGAAGACACAGGAAGCCTTAGGGTGAATTTCTGGACTGATTTGGCTGGACATCTGTATCACTAGGCAGGCCCTTCTGTGCCCTTCTTGATTGTTTAATTAGAAATTAATGTGTAGCCTTTATCAGACTTAGCAGTTAAAATGAATGTGTAAAAGAGATGACTGGAAACAGAAAATTTCACCCATGGACTGTGTTAATCTTGGCAGAGAGAGGACTCTAAAGGAGGAAAGTTATTCCATGTACTTAGTTAATACTTATGGTGAAATAAATTAGCCCCTttgctgggtgtgtgtggggtggtgggagggagtgtCATTTCCATTTTAGTTTAATTCAGAATTAAATAAGAAGAAACTAGGATTTAATAAAATACAGCATTGGAACCTTCtcctgcttttttccccctgtggtgAAATTGGCTTTTCATCTAGTAGAGGGTAAGGAAAGTAGAagtcaagaatataaaatgtaaaaacaatctCTCCCTCCACCCCTAGGAAGTTACAAAATGTTAGTAAGGCCTGGGGAGCCCTGAAGGCAATCTGAATGGAAGCATCTGGATTTCCTAAGAGCTTCTGACTGAGCACTGGGTTTGGGGATACAGGTGAATTGGCATTCACTTTTCCAGGAAATGTCTTTCATCTTTAATGGCCAAGGGGTGGAAAGAGGGGACCGTATTTTGTCAAGAGCATCTTAGGTGAGTTGCAGAGAGAGGGAAATACTGCTTATCCAATATTGGCACCAGT
Proteins encoded:
- the NR4A2 gene encoding nuclear receptor subfamily 4 group A member 2 isoform X1, whose amino-acid sequence is MNEERHRELLTMPCVQAQYGSSPQGASPASQSYSYHSSGEYSSDFLTPEFVKFSMDLTNTEITATTSLPSFSTFMDNYSTGYDVKPPCLYQMPLSGQQSSIKVEDIQMHNYQQHSHLPPQSEEMMPHSGSVYYKPSSPPTPTTPGFQVQHSPMWDDPGSLHNFHQNYVATTHMIEQRKTPVSRLSLFSFKQSPPGTPVSSCQMRFDGPLHVPMNPEPAGSHHVVDGQTFAVPNPIRKPASMGFPGLQIGHASQLLDTQVPSPPSRGSPSNEGLCAVCGDNAACQHYGVRTCEGCKGFFKRTVQKNAKYVCLANKNCPVDKRRRNRCQYCRFQKCLAVGMVKEVVRTDSLKGRRGRLPSKPKSPQEPSPPSPPVSLISALVRAHVDSNPAMTSLDYSRFQANPDYQMSGDDTQHIQQFYDLLTGSMEIIRGWAEKIPGFADLPKADQDLLFESAFLELFVLRLAYRSNPVEGKLIFCNGVVLHRLQCVRGFGEWIDSIVEFSSNLQNMNIDISAFSCIAALAMVTERHGLKEPKRVEELQNKIVNCLKDHVTFNNGGLNRPNYLSKLLGKLPELRTLCTQGLQRIFYLKLEDLVPPPAIIDKLFLDTLPF
- the NR4A2 gene encoding nuclear receptor subfamily 4 group A member 2 isoform X2 gives rise to the protein MPCVQAQYGSSPQGASPASQSYSYHSSGEYSSDFLTPEFVKFSMDLTNTEITATTSLPSFSTFMDNYSTGYDVKPPCLYQMPLSGQQSSIKVEDIQMHNYQQHSHLPPQSEEMMPHSGSVYYKPSSPPTPTTPGFQVQHSPMWDDPGSLHNFHQNYVATTHMIEQRKTPVSRLSLFSFKQSPPGTPVSSCQMRFDGPLHVPMNPEPAGSHHVVDGQTFAVPNPIRKPASMGFPGLQIGHASQLLDTQVPSPPSRGSPSNEGLCAVCGDNAACQHYGVRTCEGCKGFFKRTVQKNAKYVCLANKNCPVDKRRRNRCQYCRFQKCLAVGMVKEVVRTDSLKGRRGRLPSKPKSPQEPSPPSPPVSLISALVRAHVDSNPAMTSLDYSRFQANPDYQMSGDDTQHIQQFYDLLTGSMEIIRGWAEKIPGFADLPKADQDLLFESAFLELFVLRLAYRSNPVEGKLIFCNGVVLHRLQCVRGFGEWIDSIVEFSSNLQNMNIDISAFSCIAALAMVTERHGLKEPKRVEELQNKIVNCLKDHVTFNNGGLNRPNYLSKLLGKLPELRTLCTQGLQRIFYLKLEDLVPPPAIIDKLFLDTLPF
- the NR4A2 gene encoding nuclear receptor subfamily 4 group A member 2 isoform X3 → MNEERHRELLTMPCVQAQYGSSPQGASPASQSYSYHSSGEYSSDFLTPEFVKFSMDLTNTEITATTSLPSFSTFMDNYSTGYDVKPPCLYQMPLSGQQSSIKVEDIQMHNYQQHSHLPPQSEEMMPHSGSVYYKPSSPPTPTTPGFQVQHSPMWDDPGSLHNFHQNYVATTHMIEQRKTPVSRLSLFSFKQSPPGTPVSSCQMRFDGPLHVPMNPEPAGSHHVVDGQTFAVPNPIRKPASMGFPGLQIGHASQLLDTQVPSPPSRGSPSNEGLCAVCGDNAACQHYGVRTCEGCKGFFKRTVQKNAKYVCLANKNCPVDKRRRNRCQYCRFQKCLAVGMVKEVVRTDSLKGRRGRLPSKPKSPQEPSPPSPPFQANPDYQMSGDDTQHIQQFYDLLTGSMEIIRGWAEKIPGFADLPKADQDLLFESAFLELFVLRLAYRSNPVEGKLIFCNGVVLHRLQCVRGFGEWIDSIVEFSSNLQNMNIDISAFSCIAALAMVTERHGLKEPKRVEELQNKIVNCLKDHVTFNNGGLNRPNYLSKLLGKLPELRTLCTQGLQRIFYLKLEDLVPPPAIIDKLFLDTLPF
- the NR4A2 gene encoding nuclear receptor subfamily 4 group A member 2 isoform X4: MDNYSTGYDVKPPCLYQMPLSGQQSSIKVEDIQMHNYQQHSHLPPQSEEMMPHSGSVYYKPSSPPTPTTPGFQVQHSPMWDDPGSLHNFHQNYVATTHMIEQRKTPVSRLSLFSFKQSPPGTPVSSCQMRFDGPLHVPMNPEPAGSHHVVDGQTFAVPNPIRKPASMGFPGLQIGHASQLLDTQVPSPPSRGSPSNEGLCAVCGDNAACQHYGVRTCEGCKGFFKRTVQKNAKYVCLANKNCPVDKRRRNRCQYCRFQKCLAVGMVKEVVRTDSLKGRRGRLPSKPKSPQEPSPPSPPVSLISALVRAHVDSNPAMTSLDYSRFQANPDYQMSGDDTQHIQQFYDLLTGSMEIIRGWAEKIPGFADLPKADQDLLFESAFLELFVLRLAYRSNPVEGKLIFCNGVVLHRLQCVRGFGEWIDSIVEFSSNLQNMNIDISAFSCIAALAMVTERHGLKEPKRVEELQNKIVNCLKDHVTFNNGGLNRPNYLSKLLGKLPELRTLCTQGLQRIFYLKLEDLVPPPAIIDKLFLDTLPF
- the NR4A2 gene encoding nuclear receptor subfamily 4 group A member 2 isoform X5, which gives rise to MNEERHRELLTMPCVQAQYGSSPQGASPASQSYSYHSSGEYSSDFLTPEFVKFSMDLTNTEITATTSLPSFSTFMDNYSTGYDVKPPCLYQMPLSGQQSSIKVEDIQMHNYQQHSHLPPQSEEMMPHSGSVYYKPSSPPTPTTPGFQVQHSPMWDDPGSLHNFHQNYVATTHMIEQRKTPVSRLSLFSFKQSPPGTPVSSCQMRFDGPLHVPMNPEPAGSHHVVDGQTFAVPNPIRKPASMGFPGLQIGHASQLLDTQVPSPPSRGSPSNEGLCAVCGDNAACQHYGVRTCEGCKGFFKRTVQKNAKYVCLANKNCPVDKRRRNRCQYCRFQKCLAVGMVKEVVRTDSLKGRRGRLPSKPKSPQEPSPPSPPVSLISALVRAHVDSNPAMTSLDYSRFQANPDYQMSGDDTQHIQQFYDLLTGSMEIIRGWAEKIPGFADLPKADQDLLFESAFLELFVLRLAYRSNPVEEYEHRHFCLLLHCCPGYGHRETRSQGTQESGGAAKQDCKLSQRPCDFQ